A genomic region of Dermacentor andersoni chromosome 9, qqDerAnde1_hic_scaffold, whole genome shotgun sequence contains the following coding sequences:
- the LOC129384005 gene encoding uncharacterized protein → MFGRWYKPYYPDPSDRPGPGNYTLFQECDSIPAYQMGSVTEVCKNETFFRYFEARSQAAVYYNKTLQRMFFHDNGDSYRYKLCYLKQTLTNIKYGLAAYDLEFADGENTCGLGSYHELRVLRELLSFFNESYSSPRDFENCWHGVNESLVGQQARKEIPLHKAKRRALVGPRKSIFLSFSFTT, encoded by the exons ATGTTTGGCCGTTGGTACAAGCCCTACTATCCGGACCCCAGCGACAGACCCGGCCCCGGCAACTACACTCTGTTCCAGGAGTGCGACTCTATTCCTGCATACCAGATGGGCAGCGTGACAGAG GTGTGCAAAAATGAGACCTTCTTCCGCTACTTCGAAGCACGTTCGCAGGCTGCTGTTTATTACAACAAGACGCTTCAAAGAATGTTTTTCCACGACAACGGGGATTCCTATCGCTACAAG CTTTGCTACCTAAAGCAGACCCTGACGAATATCAAGTACGGCTTAGCGGCTTACGACCTCGAGTTTGCTGATGGAGAGAACACCTGTGGCCTGGGAAGCTACCACGAACTTCGAGTACTGCGAGAGTTGCTCTCATTCTTCAACGAAAGCTACTCTAGCCCCCGCGACTTCGAGAACT GCTGGCATGGCGTGAACGAGTCGCTTGTAGGCCAACAAGCGCGTAAGGAGATACCCCTGC ACAAGGCGAAGAGGAGAGCCTTAGTAGGACCACGTAAGAGCATATTTTTATCGTTCTCATTCACCACCTAG